Proteins co-encoded in one Bacillus infantis NRRL B-14911 genomic window:
- a CDS encoding purine/pyrimidine permease yields MKVGFSALQWMLFMVAGTIVAPIAIADLFGLNPAEAAGLVQRTIFVLGISSLLQGFFGHRLPINEGPAGLWWGVFAIYAGLSASLFSSAGETLQALEGAMLVSGAVFILLSIFKLIDRLALLFTPVVSGVYLLLLILQLSGSFFNGMLGIGYRREGVDLPVFFFCLALVIAAFYLSKHRIRVVSQYSILISLVGGWLLFSLFGLSKEVSLSGGSVVSMPELFAFGPPKFDAGMTVTAVFVTLLLLTNMIASIRVADEVLKKEGAITPSPRFKASGFVSGVNQLLGGVFSAIGPVPISGSAGFIATTKITKLLPFMIGAAIITAASFFPALMSFFASLPAPVGYSVTFVVFANMAGIAFGELDKETETGRVRLVAGIALLAGVGAMFVPPEAFKGVSPLITSFLNNGLIFGSVIAIAADQLTKRVYGGQSGESR; encoded by the coding sequence ATGAAAGTTGGTTTTTCAGCGCTGCAATGGATGCTATTCATGGTTGCCGGGACGATCGTCGCACCTATAGCCATTGCCGATCTATTCGGATTGAATCCAGCCGAGGCAGCGGGCCTCGTCCAGCGCACTATTTTTGTACTGGGGATATCAAGCCTCCTTCAGGGGTTCTTCGGGCACAGGCTGCCTATAAACGAAGGGCCAGCAGGACTCTGGTGGGGAGTGTTTGCCATATACGCAGGGCTAAGCGCCTCATTGTTTTCTTCAGCAGGTGAAACTCTGCAGGCATTGGAGGGAGCGATGCTTGTCTCAGGCGCTGTCTTCATCCTCCTTAGCATCTTTAAACTCATCGATCGGCTTGCGCTGCTGTTTACACCGGTTGTATCAGGAGTCTATCTGCTGCTGCTGATCCTGCAGCTCAGCGGGTCCTTTTTTAATGGCATGCTCGGAATCGGGTATCGCAGGGAAGGCGTCGACCTGCCTGTATTCTTTTTCTGTCTGGCGCTCGTCATCGCTGCGTTTTACTTGTCCAAACACAGAATCAGGGTGGTCAGTCAATATTCCATTCTGATCAGCCTTGTTGGCGGCTGGCTGCTGTTTTCTCTATTCGGACTGTCAAAGGAAGTGTCGTTATCGGGAGGCAGTGTGGTCTCCATGCCGGAACTGTTCGCTTTCGGCCCGCCGAAGTTTGATGCGGGAATGACCGTGACTGCCGTCTTTGTGACACTTCTTTTGCTTACCAATATGATTGCAAGCATCCGCGTCGCTGACGAGGTGCTGAAGAAAGAAGGAGCAATAACCCCTTCTCCTCGGTTCAAGGCTTCAGGCTTTGTGTCAGGGGTCAACCAGCTGCTTGGCGGTGTTTTCTCAGCAATCGGACCTGTGCCGATCTCAGGCTCAGCCGGGTTCATTGCTACGACAAAAATTACTAAGCTCCTCCCATTCATGATTGGGGCGGCAATCATCACGGCAGCAAGCTTTTTTCCTGCCCTGATGTCTTTCTTTGCATCACTCCCGGCTCCTGTAGGCTATTCAGTCACTTTTGTAGTGTTTGCCAATATGGCAGGCATTGCATTCGGAGAGCTGGACAAAGAAACGGAAACCGGCCGGGTCCGGCTTGTGGCGGGCATTGCGCTCCTTGCAGGTGTGGGTGCTATGTTTGTGCCGCCTGAGGCTTTTAAAGGGGTTTCCCCGCTTATTACTTCATTCTTGAATAATGGATTAATATTCGGTTCTGTTATAGCCATAGCAGCCGATCAGCTTACAAAAAGGGTTTACGGCGGGCAGTCTGGGGAAAGCCGCTAA
- a CDS encoding GNAT family N-acetyltransferase, producing the protein MQKTMLTKEDILELADYAAAKNSRQDSFIGYLGTEAQDIAEDLSDIFKDADSACFIHREDSSEITGFLGVDADLERGVGELWGPFAEPHSWEDSAAYLMSLAEEYFGNRLNQWHLFIGRKNERCRLFAEKKGFKLASSQMFMELTLEDAVDGEPASFLPKEFFADFTLLHDSLFPATYYSGSEVLEKIDDEHLIFALAKNSGLSGYLYAELDSEEKAASIEFMGVSLVERKKGTGARLILMAAKKLRESGIERIKLCVDSANEKAISLYKKMGFKETNTLLFYKRQC; encoded by the coding sequence ATGCAGAAAACGATGCTAACGAAAGAAGACATACTTGAACTTGCTGACTATGCGGCAGCAAAAAACAGCCGCCAGGATTCATTTATTGGCTATCTGGGTACAGAGGCGCAGGATATTGCAGAAGATCTGTCAGACATTTTTAAGGATGCAGATTCCGCCTGCTTTATCCATAGAGAGGATTCCTCAGAAATCACTGGTTTCCTCGGGGTGGATGCCGATTTGGAAAGAGGTGTCGGAGAATTATGGGGTCCATTTGCAGAGCCTCACAGCTGGGAGGACTCTGCTGCATATCTGATGTCATTAGCGGAAGAATATTTTGGGAACAGGCTGAACCAATGGCATCTCTTTATTGGCCGGAAAAATGAACGATGCAGATTGTTTGCTGAGAAGAAAGGCTTCAAACTTGCTTCATCTCAGATGTTCATGGAGCTTACTCTCGAAGATGCAGTGGACGGAGAACCGGCATCTTTTTTGCCGAAGGAGTTCTTTGCCGATTTTACCCTTCTTCATGATTCACTGTTTCCAGCCACCTATTATTCCGGCAGCGAGGTGCTTGAAAAAATCGATGATGAACATCTTATTTTTGCCCTAGCTAAGAACAGCGGATTGTCAGGCTATCTATACGCGGAACTGGACTCAGAAGAAAAGGCTGCGAGCATTGAATTTATGGGCGTTTCCCTTGTTGAGAGAAAAAAAGGCACTGGAGCAAGGCTTATTCTTATGGCAGCAAAGAAGCTGAGGGAAAGCGGGATTGAAAGGATAAAATTGTGCGTCGACAGCGCCAACGAAAAGGCAATTTCACTCTATAAGAAAATGGGCTTTAAAGAAACAAACACCCTTCTGTTTTATAAAAGGCAGTGTTGA
- a CDS encoding CoA-binding protein: MAIENPSREEIGKILKKAKKVAVVGLSGNPDRTSYMVSKAMQDAGYTIIPVNPGEEEILGEKAVGSLNEIEGHIDIVNIFRRSEYLPDLAREFDEIDADVFWAQLGVANQEAYDFLKDKGYTVIMDRCIKVEHAMTK, encoded by the coding sequence ATGGCAATTGAAAATCCGAGCCGGGAAGAAATCGGCAAAATACTTAAAAAAGCGAAGAAGGTGGCTGTTGTCGGCCTGAGCGGGAATCCGGACAGGACTTCTTATATGGTGTCGAAAGCAATGCAGGATGCAGGGTATACCATCATTCCGGTCAATCCGGGCGAAGAAGAAATCCTTGGTGAAAAGGCTGTCGGTTCACTGAATGAAATAGAGGGGCATATCGATATCGTAAATATTTTCAGGCGTTCAGAATATCTGCCTGATCTTGCAAGGGAATTTGATGAAATAGATGCGGATGTTTTTTGGGCCCAGCTGGGTGTTGCTAATCAGGAAGCCTATGACTTTTTGAAGGACAAAGGCTACACAGTCATTATGGATCGCTGTATCAAAGTAGAGCATGCTATGACAAAATGA
- the parE gene encoding DNA topoisomerase IV subunit B: protein MATNQQAFDYNDDAIQVLEGLEAVRKRPGMYIGSTDARGLHHLVYEIVDNSVDEALAGYGDHIIVKIHKDNSISVQDKGRGMPTGMHKLGKPTPEIILTVLHAGGKFGQGGYKTSGGLHGVGASVVNALSEWLVVKIRRNGFVYEQRFENGGKPATTLEKVGKTNQSGTVIHFKPDPAIFSTTVYNYETLCERLRESAFLMKGMKIELIDERHDARDLFHFETGIEAFVEYLNEEKDVLHPVVSFEGEHNQIEVDFAFQFNDGYSENVLSFVNNVRTKDGGTHEAGSKTAMTRVFNEYARKVGLLKEKDKNLDGSDIREGFSAIISVRVPEELLQFEGQTKGKLGTSEARSAVDAVVSEHLSYFLEENPNISSLLIKKAIKAYQAREAARKAREEARGGKKRKRSEAVLSGKLTPAQSRNPQKNELYLVEGDSAGGSAKQGRDRRFQAVLPLRGKVINTEKAKLQDIFKNEEINTIIHAIGAGVGADFNVEDVNYEKVVIMTDADTDGAHIQVLLLTFFYRYMKPLIEAGKVFIALPPLYKVSKGIGKKEKIEYAWSDDELQGAMKKIGKGYMIQRYKGLGEMNADQLWETTMDPESRTLIRVRIDDAARAERRVTTLMGDKVEPRRKWIETNVAFGLEEDGSILENENISVAEEAADL, encoded by the coding sequence GTGGCAACAAATCAGCAGGCATTTGATTATAATGATGATGCCATACAGGTACTAGAAGGGCTGGAAGCAGTTAGAAAACGCCCTGGGATGTACATTGGAAGCACCGATGCGAGAGGTTTGCACCATCTCGTATATGAAATAGTAGATAACTCAGTGGATGAAGCACTTGCAGGCTATGGAGACCACATTATCGTCAAAATACATAAAGATAACTCCATCAGCGTGCAGGATAAAGGCCGGGGCATGCCAACAGGTATGCATAAGCTCGGCAAACCTACACCTGAAATCATTTTGACTGTGCTCCATGCAGGAGGCAAGTTCGGCCAGGGAGGATATAAGACGAGCGGCGGGCTCCACGGCGTCGGCGCCTCAGTCGTGAACGCGCTCTCAGAATGGCTCGTCGTCAAAATCCGCAGGAATGGGTTCGTATATGAGCAGCGGTTCGAAAATGGCGGCAAGCCCGCGACTACGCTCGAGAAGGTCGGAAAAACGAATCAGTCGGGAACAGTGATCCATTTTAAGCCTGATCCAGCGATTTTTTCGACAACTGTCTATAACTACGAGACTCTTTGTGAACGCCTCCGGGAGTCCGCATTCCTGATGAAAGGCATGAAAATTGAACTGATTGATGAAAGGCACGATGCCCGTGACCTGTTCCATTTCGAAACAGGCATCGAAGCTTTTGTTGAATATCTGAACGAGGAAAAAGACGTTCTGCATCCTGTTGTCAGCTTTGAAGGAGAGCATAATCAGATCGAAGTCGATTTTGCTTTCCAATTTAATGACGGATATTCTGAGAATGTCCTTTCCTTTGTCAATAATGTCCGTACAAAAGACGGCGGAACACACGAAGCAGGAAGCAAAACAGCAATGACCAGGGTCTTCAATGAGTACGCACGCAAAGTTGGACTGCTGAAGGAAAAAGATAAAAATCTTGACGGCTCTGATATCAGGGAAGGCTTTTCTGCAATCATTTCTGTAAGGGTTCCGGAAGAGCTCCTTCAGTTTGAAGGACAGACAAAAGGGAAACTGGGCACCAGTGAAGCCCGTTCTGCCGTTGATGCTGTCGTGAGTGAGCATCTGTCCTATTTCCTTGAAGAGAACCCTAATATCAGCTCTCTGCTTATAAAAAAAGCCATCAAAGCCTATCAGGCAAGAGAAGCGGCGCGCAAGGCAAGAGAAGAAGCGCGCGGCGGCAAGAAAAGGAAGCGCTCGGAAGCGGTCCTTTCCGGAAAGCTGACGCCGGCGCAATCCCGCAATCCCCAGAAGAATGAATTGTACCTTGTAGAGGGAGACTCTGCCGGCGGTTCAGCAAAGCAAGGCCGGGACAGACGCTTCCAGGCGGTCCTGCCGCTCAGGGGTAAAGTCATCAATACTGAAAAAGCTAAGCTTCAGGACATTTTTAAGAACGAGGAAATCAACACGATCATCCATGCCATCGGTGCAGGGGTGGGGGCGGATTTCAATGTGGAAGATGTCAACTATGAGAAAGTTGTAATCATGACTGATGCCGATACAGACGGCGCGCATATTCAAGTGCTGCTGCTTACATTCTTCTATCGGTATATGAAGCCTCTCATCGAAGCAGGCAAGGTGTTCATTGCCCTGCCTCCGCTGTACAAAGTGAGCAAAGGGATCGGAAAAAAAGAAAAGATCGAGTATGCCTGGAGCGACGATGAGCTGCAGGGTGCCATGAAAAAAATCGGCAAAGGCTATATGATCCAGCGCTACAAAGGTCTTGGCGAAATGAATGCCGACCAGCTGTGGGAAACGACCATGGATCCGGAATCAAGGACGCTGATCAGGGTCAGGATCGATGATGCTGCAAGAGCGGAAAGAAGGGTTACGACCTTGATGGGAGATAAGGTCGAGCCGAGAAGAAAATGGATTGAAACAAATGTTGCCTTTGGCCTTGAAGAAGACGGCAGCATTCTTGAAAATGAAAATATCTCGGTTGCAGAGGAGGCGGCTGATCTATGA